A segment of the Syntrophales bacterium genome:
TCCCCTGAGGCCGGAACACCATGATCAACACCATGGAGGCACCGAAGACGAGCATGCGATACTCGGAAAAGGCCCGCAGGTACTCAGGCAACAAAATCAGAACGAAAGCGCCGATGATGACGCCCACGATAGATCCCATGC
Coding sequences within it:
- a CDS encoding branched-chain amino acid ABC transporter permease, giving the protein MGSIVGVIIGAFVLILLPEYLRAFSEYRMLVFGASMVLIMVFRPQGIISGVRKRYEFKDREPVEVAE